The Harmonia axyridis chromosome 3, icHarAxyr1.1, whole genome shotgun sequence nucleotide sequence catttttagattaataaaaatttataaaaataaggaataatttctttcatattctatcTGCTAGACCGCAAGGACCAAACATGTTTTGAAACAGCAttctattaatctaaaaatgtaacaagctacagggtgttacattcaaaccaattgcctctagacaataagtatttttgataatattgttaatttaactaatatagttatttataatacaagtgcagaaggcattgatattcttccacgagttcaaaattcaaaaacgagccacgaagtggcgagttttggaattaacgagtggtagaatgagccttctgtacaagtattatacattattttctcttattcattgcattttcattgaaattaatgaaatatttccataaatatattttagtgatttttgcattgaaaaatgttggttggcagaactgatatctttaaggcaaattgatgaattgacagataaagccgtggcggaaagttcggagtaccaacatagaataataaaatataaccatgaaaactgtgcgtttctgatatattctcgtacgattttgttccacaagatgtggaagaatgaacggaataaccacagaattagagaaaagaatgttacgcgttacgttatgagcacacacaaaactattctATTTTTGTCctccctgtaccaattgaattcaacatgtgatacatttttggaatcagctcagctagagtaatcggaaaattgagacaaaatgggggtgttccatttaaaaaaaaatgacggtgacgtcattactcgaaagtgattcaccctgtatattatattattattttaaaatacggtaaatcaaaataaaaaaatcgacgtgtttcaggattatttcttgaaatggtctgtttacctaaaaattaatttgttccatactttacggacacagtgtatatgatctgctttctgatatgttattatttcgaaaaaagagatcgggggtcCTCTAAGTCTTAGTTCtggagatgctttcagtgagcatcgaatttgggacaccctgtatctacTTCTAATTCTAGAagacaaaaatgtttcaaacaTTCCAAATGTTTCATCTTGATATCTATTTAACGGTGATGTATCTTTTCTAGATTTCTGGCGATATGGTGGCCAATGAAATGTCAGATAACCAAACGAAGAGCTCGCTTCATGATCCTCCTCATCTGGTTTATAGCCCTCACAACCACCATCCCCTGGGCTATTTTCTTCGATCTTGTGGTGATCTTCAGCGACGCCCCGGATGTCCAACTCTGCATCGAAGTGTGGCCAGACTCAATGGATGGAGCGTTATATTTTCTAGTAGCCAACATGATGTTCTGTTATATTTTACCAATGATTTTGATCACTATGTGTTACGTTTTGATTTGGATCAAAGTATGGAAGAGGGATATACCAACAGATACCAAAGATGCTCAAATGGAGAGAATGCAACAAAAATCTAAAGTGAAAGTTGTCAAAATGTTGGTTGTAGTTGTTATATTATTCGTTGTGTCGTGGTTACCCTTGTATGTTATTTTTGCAAGGATTAAGTTAGGTGGGGATATCGAACCATGGGAAGAAGAAATTTTACCTATTGCCACCCCAATAGCACAATGGTTAGGAGCGTCCAATTCATGCATTAATCCAATTTTATATGCCTTCTTCAACAAGAAATACAGACGCGGGTTCATTGCAATAATTAAAAGTAGGAAATGTTGCGGTAGATTGAGATATTATGAAACTGTAGCCATGATGTCTTCGTCGACGTCTATGAGAAAATCATctcatttttataataataactcaaccaaacgaattcaaatgaacgaAAATAACGCAGTagcttatattttcaatgacacaGGGGTTTAAAGTCCTGGAAATGGACACCTCTGAGGTGGATGGTTCAATTGTCGACAATTTATTGTCATTGTCTACTCGATTTTATTCGAGATTGGAAGATTCAGTGTTTGTCTAAACTGACAAGATAGTCAGTATTTTTAAGTGTATGTAGATAGATTGACAAAATTAAGGTGAAATGATTTGTATTGGAGATTGCACAATATTTTCTTATGGGACTAAAAGGCAGAATTGTAGATGAATAGAAATCGAGAATATCCTATAATGTAGATATAAGTTCAAATTACGTTTCATTATCCATTAGTGAAAACTTGTTCTAGGTATTTTCAATTGCATATACATGTAAATGTGCTTATGCAACTTATTTGTATAATAAGAGTTAATTGTTTAAGTTAGTTTGGATGTGTAACTTTTAAGGTTCCTGGGCGAAAATCAATAGTTCAGTACATCAATAAAAACTgaatatattgatgaattttatgCATAAGAGACTCGACCGAaatcttatatattttttcataattttccagtTCGTttgcgaatttttttttcactcatAATAATTAATCTGCAATAGAATATTGAACACTACTGATTACCAATTCATCCATATTAATATTACTACATACTGCTTTTTTCCAAAAGTAAATTTTATATTCACATAAAAATTGAAACCTCAGcataattatataaatattttcggaTAAATAAACGATTTTGTTTCCTCAAACATTAAACATAGTTTATCAGAAATAGATTCATCTAATGCTAAGCAAGGGACACATCTAATACTTTCTATATCATGACTGATTAAATAAATACAGGGTCCCCATtgagtaataaaaatataattttattttgcaaGTGCTGTATACTTATGTTCGAAATTAAGTCATcgaataattcagaaatatcttATAAGCTCTATTGATTGATTCtccatttcaaatgaaatattaattttttttttgaggacataatttttaatc carries:
- the LOC123674548 gene encoding neuropeptide SIFamide receptor-like; this encodes MCKTVPYIQGVSVAASVYSLIAVSLDRFLAIWWPMKCQITKRRARFMILLIWFIALTTTIPWAIFFDLVVIFSDAPDVQLCIEVWPDSMDGALYFLVANMMFCYILPMILITMCYVLIWIKVWKRDIPTDTKDAQMERMQQKSKVKVVKMLVVVVILFVVSWLPLYVIFARIKLGGDIEPWEEEILPIATPIAQWLGASNSCINPILYAFFNKKYRRGFIAIIKSRKCCGRLRYYETVAMMSSSTSMRKSSHFYNNNSTKRIQMNENNAVAYIFNDTGV